In Mycobacterium sp. JS623, one genomic interval encodes:
- a CDS encoding LLM class F420-dependent oxidoreductase, producing MSLPIRIGVQLQPQHSPQYSYIRDAVRRCEDIGVDIAFNWDHFFPLYGDPDGAHYECWTMLGAWAEQTSRLEIGALVTCNSYRNPELLADMARTVDHIADGRLILGIGSGWKQKDYDEYGYEFGTAGSRLDDLTADFPRIKSRLAKLNPAPTRDIPVLIGGQGERKTLRLVAEYADIWHGFTSLETYPAKAEILARHCADVGRDPSTIERSAGVQGKGLDALLAEADAFVDLGVTLLTVGVNGPDYDLTQAEALCRWRDRRQ from the coding sequence GTGAGCTTGCCCATTCGCATCGGCGTGCAACTGCAGCCGCAACATTCCCCGCAATACAGCTACATCCGCGACGCGGTCCGCCGCTGTGAGGACATCGGTGTCGACATCGCATTCAACTGGGATCACTTCTTCCCGCTGTACGGCGATCCAGACGGCGCCCATTACGAATGCTGGACGATGCTCGGCGCGTGGGCCGAGCAGACATCACGCCTCGAGATCGGCGCATTGGTCACGTGCAACTCGTATCGCAACCCTGAACTGCTGGCCGATATGGCGCGAACCGTCGACCACATCGCCGACGGCCGACTGATCCTCGGCATCGGGTCGGGATGGAAGCAAAAGGACTACGACGAATACGGCTACGAGTTCGGCACCGCGGGCAGCAGACTCGACGACCTGACCGCCGACTTTCCGCGCATCAAGTCGCGACTGGCCAAGCTCAACCCGGCGCCCACCCGCGACATCCCCGTGCTGATCGGCGGACAAGGCGAACGCAAGACACTGCGCCTGGTCGCCGAGTACGCCGACATCTGGCACGGCTTCACCTCGCTGGAGACCTACCCCGCGAAGGCGGAGATCCTTGCGCGGCATTGTGCGGACGTGGGCCGCGACCCGTCGACCATCGAGCGCTCGGCAGGCGTGCAGGGCAAGGGTCTCGACGCGCTGCTGGCCGAGGCCGACGCGTTCGTCGACCTGGGCGTCACGCTGCTGACCGTCGGCGTCAACGGACCCGACTACGACCTGACTCAGGCCGAGGCGCTGTGCCGCTGGCGCGACCGTCGGCAATGA
- a CDS encoding GntR family transcriptional regulator, which translates to MPKKYGVKEKDLVVSHVVNLVLTGKLRSGDRVDRNEIANDLGLSRVPIQEAVVQLEHDGILSTQYHRGAYVERFDESVVREHHELYGLLSGIASARAAVDGRPRTLDQLALLIEAMRASKESRAFQEAAWQFRRVINDEYAGPRLQAAIRASQTFIPRGFWLAYLRNHDEMLPYYEAETAAIHGRDPDAARAACVERSEVMGRIMLGELVRRGVFKPSTAAVAF; encoded by the coding sequence ATGCCCAAGAAGTATGGGGTCAAAGAAAAAGACCTCGTGGTCTCGCATGTCGTCAACCTGGTGCTGACTGGCAAACTGCGGTCGGGGGACCGGGTTGATCGCAACGAGATCGCCAACGATTTAGGACTGTCCCGCGTCCCGATCCAGGAGGCGGTGGTCCAGCTCGAACACGACGGGATCCTGTCGACGCAGTACCACCGCGGCGCATACGTGGAGCGATTCGACGAGTCCGTGGTGCGCGAACACCACGAGCTGTACGGACTGCTGAGCGGAATCGCGTCGGCCCGCGCCGCTGTCGATGGCCGTCCCCGGACGCTCGACCAGCTGGCCCTGCTGATCGAGGCCATGCGGGCCAGCAAAGAGTCGCGCGCCTTTCAGGAGGCGGCGTGGCAGTTCCGCCGCGTCATCAACGACGAATACGCCGGCCCGCGATTACAGGCGGCGATCCGCGCGTCCCAGACGTTCATCCCCCGTGGGTTCTGGTTGGCATACCTCAGGAACCACGACGAGATGCTGCCGTACTACGAAGCCGAAACCGCGGCCATTCACGGTCGCGATCCCGACGCCGCGCGCGCCGCCTGCGTCGAGCGTTCCGAGGTGATGGGCCGGATCATGCTCGGTGAGCTGGTACGGCGCGGGGTATTCAAGCCGTCGACCGCCGCAGTTGCGTTCTGA
- a CDS encoding ABC transporter substrate-binding protein/permease, which yields MRLVKIFVVALVALMLSSMGLAASAGANVDQCAPPGVESASALPTNLAAAAQGPGADKYTTATVEPVSAVNVNALGLSVPGTLTVGTLSDAPPSICINSAGQFTGFDNELLRAITDKLGLKINFVGTEFSGLLAQVAARRFDVGSSSITTTDARRKTVGFTNGYDFGYFSLVVPSGSPITGFDKLAAGQRIGVVQGTVQEAYVIDTLHLQPVKFPDYNTVYASLKTRQIDAWVAPSQQASGTVQTGDPAQIIENTFSLDNFVAWAVASENKPLIDALNSGLDAVIADGTWARLYSDWVPRALPPGWKPGSKAAPAPQLPDFAAIAAAHQQPTSGAAAPKSTLSQLKDSFLNWDLYRQAVPDLLKTGLPNTLILTVSAAVIGLVLGMALAVAGISRSRWLRWPARVYTDIFRGLPEVVIILLIGLGVGPVVGGLTGNNPYPLGIAALGLMAAAYVGEIFRSGIQSVEPGQLEASRALGFSYPSSMRLVVVPQGVRRVLPALMNQFISLLKASSLVYFLGLVANQRELFQVGRDLNAQTGNLSPLVAAGLFYLLLTVPLTHLVNFIDTRLRRGREPGKEDPLELSTSQEMI from the coding sequence ATGCGACTCGTGAAGATTTTCGTCGTGGCGTTGGTCGCGTTGATGCTTTCGAGCATGGGTCTGGCAGCGTCGGCGGGCGCCAACGTCGACCAGTGCGCCCCGCCGGGAGTCGAAAGCGCCAGCGCGCTGCCGACCAACCTCGCCGCCGCCGCGCAGGGTCCCGGCGCCGACAAATACACGACCGCGACGGTCGAACCGGTGTCGGCCGTCAACGTCAATGCGTTGGGGCTGAGCGTGCCGGGCACGCTGACCGTCGGCACGCTGTCTGACGCGCCGCCGAGCATCTGCATCAACTCCGCGGGCCAGTTCACGGGTTTCGACAACGAACTGCTCCGCGCGATCACGGACAAGCTCGGGCTGAAGATCAATTTCGTCGGCACCGAATTCTCGGGGCTTCTGGCGCAGGTGGCGGCCCGGCGTTTCGACGTCGGCTCGTCGTCGATCACCACTACCGATGCGCGAAGAAAGACCGTCGGCTTCACCAACGGCTATGACTTCGGCTACTTCTCTTTGGTGGTGCCCTCCGGCTCTCCGATCACGGGGTTCGACAAGCTGGCGGCGGGCCAGCGCATCGGCGTCGTGCAGGGCACCGTGCAGGAGGCCTACGTCATAGACACGCTGCACCTGCAGCCGGTGAAGTTCCCCGACTACAACACCGTGTACGCCAGCCTCAAGACCCGCCAGATCGACGCGTGGGTGGCGCCCTCGCAGCAGGCGTCGGGCACAGTGCAGACCGGCGATCCGGCGCAGATCATCGAAAACACCTTCAGCTTGGACAATTTCGTGGCCTGGGCGGTGGCGTCTGAAAACAAGCCGTTGATCGATGCGCTGAACTCCGGCCTGGACGCCGTCATCGCCGACGGGACCTGGGCCCGGCTGTACTCCGACTGGGTTCCGCGCGCGTTACCGCCGGGCTGGAAGCCAGGATCGAAAGCGGCGCCTGCACCGCAGCTGCCCGACTTCGCCGCGATCGCGGCGGCTCATCAGCAGCCGACGTCTGGTGCGGCCGCGCCCAAATCCACGCTGTCACAGCTGAAGGATTCGTTCCTCAACTGGGATCTGTACAGACAGGCCGTCCCCGACCTGTTGAAGACCGGGCTGCCAAACACGTTGATCCTCACCGTCAGCGCGGCGGTGATCGGTCTGGTGCTGGGCATGGCGCTCGCCGTTGCGGGCATCTCCCGATCGCGGTGGCTGCGGTGGCCGGCGCGCGTCTACACCGACATCTTCCGCGGGCTGCCCGAAGTGGTGATCATCCTTCTGATCGGGCTCGGTGTCGGACCGGTAGTCGGCGGGCTGACGGGCAACAACCCCTATCCGCTCGGGATCGCCGCGTTGGGTCTGATGGCGGCGGCCTACGTCGGCGAGATCTTCCGGTCCGGCATCCAGAGCGTGGAGCCCGGCCAGCTGGAGGCGTCGCGCGCGCTGGGGTTCAGTTATCCGTCGTCGATGCGGTTGGTGGTGGTGCCGCAGGGCGTGCGGCGGGTGCTGCCGGCGTTGATGAACCAGTTCATCTCACTGCTGAAGGCTTCGTCGCTGGTGTATTTCCTCGGGCTGGTGGCCAACCAGCGCGAGCTGTTCCAAGTCGGCCGCGACCTCAACGCGCAGACCGGCAACCTGTCGCCGTTGGTTGCAGCGGGGTTGTTCTACCTGTTGTTGACGGTTCCGCTGACGCACCTGGTGAACTTCATCGACACCCGATTACGGCGCGGTCGTGAACCCGGCA